The Enhydrobacter sp. sequence ACGCTATCCGCCGCCGAGGGGCGCGCTCGCGGCCGGCAGCCCCGGCGGCGTCGGATTGCTCCAATCCGGGATCTGGCCCCCCACCACGGCATTGGGCGTGTTCCCCGTGCTGCTGCCGGTGGCGGCGTTGTTGGGGCTGGGCGGCAGATAGGCCGTCGTCCTGACGCCGGGGCTTCGGCCGCCGGGCAAGGCGCCGTGCGAGACGGTCCGGTCGCAGGCGCCGACAGTGCAGACGGCCACGACAACGAGGAAAAGGCAGACACGCCTTCCGGTCGTATGTCCACGACGATGCGCCACAATCGCCTCCTGCCGTCACACGGAGCCAAACCGCCGCCGTGAGCGAAGGTTGCCTCCCGTCGCGGCCTTCGCCACGCTTCATCGCAGCGAACGGGAACGGCAGTAGGACGGGATCGTTGGCATTGCGCATGGACTGGCGACTGGTGCTGGGTGCGCTGCGGTTCGCGGCATGGCTCGGCATGGCGGCACCGCGCCTGCCGAAGCCGGGCTCGATCGGTCTTGCCGAGCGCCTGGCCGCGCTTCCTGTGCAGGACGCACCGATCGGGCGACCGGCGATCGTGCGATGGAACCGGCATGCGGTGCCCTTCATCGAGGCCGACGATGACGGCGACCTCCCTGTCCTGATCGGCATCGTGCAGGCGCATCTGCGCCTGGGCCAGATGGAGATGTTCCGTCGCGTCGCCGCCGGCCGGATGAGCGAGATGGTGGGCGCAGCCGCGATCGAGTTCGATCGTACGGTGCGCATCATCGGCTTTGCGCGCGCCGTGCCCGAGATCCAGCGCAACTTGCCCGCGGCGACGCGGACCTGGGTCGAGGCCTATGTGTCGGGCGTCAACCACGTGTTGGTCAAAGCGCCGTTGCCGCCCGAGTTCGGGCTGTTCGCACTCGAGCGCGAGCCCTGGACGGTCGCGGACGTGCTCACCCTGGGCCGGCTCTATGCTTTCGACAACAGCTGGCTCGTCTGGCTAAGGTTGATCGGCGCCTACGGCGGACCGGGCTGGCGCGAGCTCTGGGACAGGATTTCCGCCCATACCGCGGTGCCGCGCGAGGCCGTGCTGGGCGTCAACAATCGTAGCGGCAGCAACGCGGTGGCGATCGCCGGACGGCATGGCGGCAAGCCGTGGATCGTGGCCGATCCGCATCTCGGCCTGACCCTTCCCAACAACTGGATCGCGATGGGTTATCGTGCGCCCGGCCATCGTGCGGTCGGCCTGATGATCCCCGGAACGCCGTTCATGGCCACCGGCCGCAACGACTGGATCGGGTGGGCCGGCACCAGCCTGCACGCCCATGTGAGCGAGCTGTGCGACGTGTCGGATCTGCCGGTGGAGCAGATCGAGGCACGGCCGGAGAAACTGCGTGTGCGCTGGGGCCGGCCGCGCACGGTCGCGGTGCGGGCCTGCGCCACGGGACCGATCCTGTCGGACTCGCGCTTCTTCCGGACGGCCAGCGGGCGGACACTGGCGTTGCGCTGGGCAGGCCATGCCGAGAGCGACGAGGTGACCGCGATGCTGCGGCTCGAGCGCGCGCGGGATTGGAAGGGCTTCCGCGCCGCGCTGCAGGGCTTCGCCGTTCCAGGCCTCAACATGATCTATGGCGACAGCGAGGGCCATGTCGGCCACGCCCTGGCCGCCTGGATCCCGCGCCACCGGCATTCGAACGACCTGATCGCTCCAGGCGGCGGGCCCTGGAAGGAGTTCGTGAGAGGCGACGAGCTGCCGAACTGGTTCGATCCCGCGAACGGCTTCGTGGTTTCCGCCAACGACCGGCCGCGCAGCGGGCAGGTCATCGGCCGCTTCTTCTCGCCGCGCGGGCGCGCCGACAGATTGTCCGAGCTGGTCGGCCGCATGGCGCGGCCCGACCTTGCCTCATGCGCCGAGCTGCAGAGGGATGTGCGGTCGGAATCGGCGCAACGACTCGCGCAGCTTCTATGTCGAGCGCTGCGGGTATCGGGCAGACTGCCGTCAGAGCACGAACGCTGCATTGCCCTCCTCGCCGCGTGGGATGGCAGCTACGAGGAGGCGTCCAGGGCCGCCGCCCTGTTCGAGCGCCTGCTGTTCCATGTCGCGCGCCGTTTCTATCGTGACCGCGTGCTTGCAGCTTACGGTGCCTCGTGGGCGATGCGCGATCTCATCCTGCACGATCTGGAGGCGGTTCCTCCCGAGAAGCTCACGCTGCTCGTGCGGCAGGCCCTGCGCCGCAGCGTCCGATGCCGGGGCAACGCCACCTGGGGCGAGCTGCACCGTCTGCGCCTCGACCATGCCCTGGGCGGCATTCCGGTTGTGGGGCGGCGCTACCGTTTCCTCGATCTGCCAGCCGGGGGCGGCAGCGACACGGTGATGAAAACCTCGAACCCGCTGGCAGGGGGACGCCATGCTGTCCGCTTCGGATCCAATGCGCGCTTCATCGCCGGCCTGTCGGACATCGACGAGGCTCGCGTCGTGCTGCTGGGCGGTCAGGATGGCTGGTTCGGCAGCGCCAACTTCCTCGACCAGGTCGAGTTGTGGCGGCGAGGCGCTTATCTGCGGCTGCCGCTGAGCGGGAAGGCGGTGGAGATCGAATTCCCGATTGTCACGGCCTTCGCGCCGCCCGGGGGATGACGGCAATGCTCGACGGCACGCCCCTTCTGCGGGTCTATGCGCGTTGGCGACGGGCGGTGCTTGCCCGGCAGGATCCGGTCGCCGAGCAGGAGAAGGTGCTGCGCGGGCTGCTGGGCCGCGCCGCGACGACGCGCTTCCACCGCGATCATGTGCTGGCGAAGGTCCGCACCGTCGCCGACTATCAAAGTGCCGTGCCGCTCAGACGCTACGAGGATTTCTGGCGGGAATATTGGGGCAGCCGCTATCCGGTGCTGAAGGATCTGACCTGGCGCGGGCGCATGCCGTGCTTTGCCAACACCTCGGGCACAAGCAGCGGCGTCACCAAGCACATCCCCGTCTCGAAAGAGATGATGGCGGCGAATCGGCACGCCGCCATCGACCTCCTGGTTCATCACGTCGCCAACCGGCCGCAAAGCCGCGTGCTCGCCGGCCGCAATTTCATGCTGGGCGGCAGCACAGCCCTCGAGCAGGTGGCGCCCGGCGTGATGGCGGGCGATCTGAGCGGGATCGCGGCAGGCGGTGTGCCGTGGTGGGCGAAACCCTATTTCTTTCCTTCGGGGGAGTCCGGCGCGATTACGGATTGGGGAGAGAAGACGCGGCGACTTGCCGAGGAATCGCTCGACATGGCGATCCACAGCCTCTCCGGCACGCCGAGCTGGCTGCTGCCCTTCTTCGACCGGCTGCATGCGTTGCGGCCGGGCAGCGAACGCCTCGTCGACTGGTATCCCGGGCTGGAGATGATCGCGCATGGCGGCGTTTCCTTCACGCCTTACCGGCAGCGCTTCGACGAGCTGATGGAAGGCGGTCACGCCGAGACGCGCGAGGTCTATCCGGCGAGTGAAGGCTTCGTTGCGCTGGCCGATGCCGGTCCGCGCGACGGGCTGAGGCTGCTCGTCGACAACGGTCTGTTCTTCGAGTTCGTACCGGTGGAGGAACTTTCCCGCCCGATGCCGACGCGGCATTGGCTGCGCACCGCCGAGACCGGTCTCAACTATGCGCTGGTGCTCACGACGTGTGCGGGCCTCTGGTCGTACATCCTGGGCGATACGGTGCGCTTCGTAAGCCTCCGTCCGCCGCGACTGGCCGTGACGGGCCGCACGTCCTATGGGCTTTCCGCCTTCGGCGAGCACCTGATCGGCGAGGAGATCGACAAGGCCGTCGCTTCGGCGGCGGGCGAGGTGAACGTCGGCGTGGTGGAGTTCACCGTGGGTCCCCTCTATCCGGTCGGATCCGGCCGCAGCGGCCACCATCTCTACCTGGTCGAGTTCTCGCGGCCGATGGCCGAGTCCGAGTGCGATCGCTTCGGGCAGACGATCGACCGCACGCTCGCCGTCCTCAACCGCGACTATGCCGACCATCGCTGCGGCGACTTCGGCATGGGACCGCCGGAGCTGCGGGCCGTGCCGGCCGGCGGCTTCGCGCGCTGGATGAGGGCGCGCGGCAGGCTGGGCGGTCAGAACAAGGTGCCGCGCGTCTTCGCCGATCCCGCCGCCTTCGCGCGGGTCGTGGCCGAAATCACCGGCGGCGGCTGAAGCCCGGAACTGCGCTGCCGCGTGAAAGTCGACGTCACGGCGTGCCGATCAGCTTCTCGACGATCAGCCAGACGAACAGCCCGACCAGCAGGAAACAGGCGCAGGCCACGCCTGCACAGGCCAACTGGTCGATGGTGGGGTGTAGCACCGATCTTGGAATCACGGGCCACCTCCTGATGTCTGTACCGTCAAAGCATCATGGGCGCATCACGCCGCCGCTTCATGGCCGTTTGATGGACGATCCACGAATGCCTTTGGCCGAATCGCCACGACCGGCGAACGGGCGGGCATATGCAATTCACATGCAAATCGCGGGGGTGGTTGTGCATAACTCGAAAGCCTACGAGCAATAGGGCGACCTCCGCATTGCGGCCGGCCAGGCGGGCGCGCATCGTCGTTTGCATGGGTGGAGGGAAGAAACTGGCCGGCGTGCGGGTGCTGATCGTCGAGGACAATTTCCTCATCGCCGAGCAACTCAGCCGACTTGTTCAGGACGAGGGAGCAGAGGTCGTGGGGCCGGTCGCTACCTCGCAAATGGCGTGTGCGCTGATCCGCAGCCGACCGCTCGACGGCGCGCTTCTCGATGTCAGCCTGCAGTGGGAAGAGTCGACGCAGATCGCTTCGCTCCTCGAGGAGAGGCATGTTCCGTTCGTTGTCGTCACCGGTCACGAGCGCGAGTTCATCTCGGATCGCTTCCCGGCGGCGCCCTATGTCAGCAAGCCGTTCAGCGAGAAGAACCTGATTACGCTCGTGTCGGAGACATTCGTCGCCGCCTGACGGCTGTCGGGCGGCGGACAACCGCTTGGGTGAGGGGAAGGGCGATGGCGCCGGCGACAGATCAGTATGTCGCCGGCGCCGCTGTCGGCACAAGGTTGGGGTGTGTGTCGGGCAGCGCGTGCAAGGTGATCTTCCATCGCTGCGTTGGCCAGTGACCAATCGGAGAAGCGTGCTGCGCCGATGACTATCGTCGTGGCGTGACCGCCGCAGCGGCGGCCGTCCAGAGCCGGCTGAAGCGCGACTTGCTCGCCAGGCCGGATCGTGCGCCCGCCCTCGATCGCAGGAGCGCGCGCAAGACCCGGATCGATTGCGGCCGGTCGCCGGGATGGAGCGTGAGCGCCCGGTCGATGCCGGCGAGCATCTCGCGGGCGAAACCCGCCGGTGCCGCGACGGCCAGCGGTTCGTATCGATCGGACTGCAGCCGCCGGGCGGCATCGGGCGGCGCGCGGCCGGTGATGGCGTAGTGGATGGTGGCGGCCAGCGCATAGATGTCCGTGGCGGCGCTCGCCGGCTCGCCGCGCAACAGCTCGGGCGCTGCGTAGCCCGACGGAGGCGGCGGCGCCAGGCCGGGCAGCCGCTGCGCCATCGCAGCACGCGCATTGCCGAAATCTATCAAGGTGGGCCGGCCGATCAGATCGACCATCACGTTGGCGGGCCGGATGTCGCCATGGAGCAGGCCTTCGCCGTGCAGATGGGACAGCGCCTCGACGAGTGAGCTCAGCAGGCGCTCGACGGTTGCCGGGCGCATTATGCCGCCGGTGCGCACGCGCTGCTGGAGGCTGATGCCGGGCACGACGTTGAAGACGATGCAGGAGGTGCCATTGGCATCCAGCAGATCGATCGCGCGCGCGACGAACGGGACAGGCGGCAGGTCGCGAAGCCTCGCGCCTTCCTCGACGAAGCGCGTGCGCATCCAGTCGAGATCCGCTGCCGCCGACGAAGGCTCTGCGACCACGTTGATGCCGTCCGGCCTGAGCGCCAGCATCCACGGCAGGAATTCCTTGATGACGACGTCACGGCCCAGCGTACGGTCACGCGCGCAATAGGTGGGACCCAACGCGCCGCAACCGAGAAGGGACATGATCTCGTAGCGGCCGATAGTCTCGCCCGGCCACAGCGTCACGAAGGCGGCATCGCTTAGATGCCGCCTGCGGCCGGCCGGCTCGCTTGCCGCTGTCCGGGAAGAGCCGGGCGATGTGTCGGCACGGAGGGCGACCATTGCACATGACCATAAGTGGCCGCGGCAAGGCCGGCAGTGACAAAGCTGAGCTTTCCGCAGGCGGCCGGATGGCTGTCCGGATCACGATCGGTCGATGGCCGAGCGCCACGACGGCGCGCGGCGCTGGGGCGAATCGCCTGGCAGCGATCCGATGCGGGCCAGCCGGTCGCCGACGCCGGCAAAGCGCGCCTCGTGCGGACGCCGCGCAGGCTCCGCGGCACGTTCGTACAGGATGGCGGCCGCGGCGGCCATGAACAGCACGGCCCAGCAGGTCGGGCCGACATAGGCGCCCGCCGCCTGGCCGAGGATCGACCACACCAGCCAGCAGAAGGCGGCACTCGGCACGCCGAGCGTGAACAGCCAATAGGTGAGCGCCGCGCCGACGATGACGCCGAAGAACAGGCCGAGATAGATCCAGTGCAGCCAGAAGTAGTTGATCAGCAGCTCGGTCGCCGGCGAGACGATCTGCCACCCTGTCGAATAGGCGGGAGACTGCACGTAGATGTTGACGACGCGCTGCTCGATATAGGGCTCGCCGGTCAGGCCGGCACCCGCGATCGGAAAATCGCGTAGAATCTCCCGTCCGGCGATCGCCGGTCCCTGCACGCGGTAGAAGAAGCTGGGGTCGTTGCCGTTCGAGATCTCCTTCAGGCGCGCGGAGAAGATCGACTGGCCCAGTACGACAGAGGCGCCGAGGAAGACGAGCGCGACTGCGGCCACCCTGAAGAGCCTTGCAAAGTCCAGGCGGCCGTTGCGGCGGCTGGCCAGGAACATCATGTAAGGCAGGACCATCACCAGCATGAGCAGCAAGGTGGGACCCGGCATGGCGAAGATACCGAGGCCGACCATCGCGACATAGAGGAAGAGCTTCCAGCGCCAGCGGCTGACGACGAACCAGACGAAGGTGAAGATCGAGAAGCAGAAGGTGACGCTGGCCGGCTCGGAGGCGAAGAACTTGGGCCGGATGCGGTTGTAGAGCAGCATGTCGCGCAGGTCGTTCTCGTAGACGCCGCGCTGGTAGATCACCGCGCGCACCCGGTCGCTGACCTCGCGCAAGCCGGTATAGTCC is a genomic window containing:
- a CDS encoding penicillin acylase family protein: MALRMDWRLVLGALRFAAWLGMAAPRLPKPGSIGLAERLAALPVQDAPIGRPAIVRWNRHAVPFIEADDDGDLPVLIGIVQAHLRLGQMEMFRRVAAGRMSEMVGAAAIEFDRTVRIIGFARAVPEIQRNLPAATRTWVEAYVSGVNHVLVKAPLPPEFGLFALEREPWTVADVLTLGRLYAFDNSWLVWLRLIGAYGGPGWRELWDRISAHTAVPREAVLGVNNRSGSNAVAIAGRHGGKPWIVADPHLGLTLPNNWIAMGYRAPGHRAVGLMIPGTPFMATGRNDWIGWAGTSLHAHVSELCDVSDLPVEQIEARPEKLRVRWGRPRTVAVRACATGPILSDSRFFRTASGRTLALRWAGHAESDEVTAMLRLERARDWKGFRAALQGFAVPGLNMIYGDSEGHVGHALAAWIPRHRHSNDLIAPGGGPWKEFVRGDELPNWFDPANGFVVSANDRPRSGQVIGRFFSPRGRADRLSELVGRMARPDLASCAELQRDVRSESAQRLAQLLCRALRVSGRLPSEHERCIALLAAWDGSYEEASRAAALFERLLFHVARRFYRDRVLAAYGASWAMRDLILHDLEAVPPEKLTLLVRQALRRSVRCRGNATWGELHRLRLDHALGGIPVVGRRYRFLDLPAGGGSDTVMKTSNPLAGGRHAVRFGSNARFIAGLSDIDEARVVLLGGQDGWFGSANFLDQVELWRRGAYLRLPLSGKAVEIEFPIVTAFAPPGG
- a CDS encoding GH3 auxin-responsive promoter family protein translates to MLDGTPLLRVYARWRRAVLARQDPVAEQEKVLRGLLGRAATTRFHRDHVLAKVRTVADYQSAVPLRRYEDFWREYWGSRYPVLKDLTWRGRMPCFANTSGTSSGVTKHIPVSKEMMAANRHAAIDLLVHHVANRPQSRVLAGRNFMLGGSTALEQVAPGVMAGDLSGIAAGGVPWWAKPYFFPSGESGAITDWGEKTRRLAEESLDMAIHSLSGTPSWLLPFFDRLHALRPGSERLVDWYPGLEMIAHGGVSFTPYRQRFDELMEGGHAETREVYPASEGFVALADAGPRDGLRLLVDNGLFFEFVPVEELSRPMPTRHWLRTAETGLNYALVLTTCAGLWSYILGDTVRFVSLRPPRLAVTGRTSYGLSAFGEHLIGEEIDKAVASAAGEVNVGVVEFTVGPLYPVGSGRSGHHLYLVEFSRPMAESECDRFGQTIDRTLAVLNRDYADHRCGDFGMGPPELRAVPAGGFARWMRARGRLGGQNKVPRVFADPAAFARVVAEITGGG
- a CDS encoding response regulator, producing the protein MRPARRARIVVCMGGGKKLAGVRVLIVEDNFLIAEQLSRLVQDEGAEVVGPVATSQMACALIRSRPLDGALLDVSLQWEESTQIASLLEERHVPFVVVTGHEREFISDRFPAAPYVSKPFSEKNLITLVSETFVAA
- a CDS encoding serine/threonine-protein kinase; protein product: MTLWPGETIGRYEIMSLLGCGALGPTYCARDRTLGRDVVIKEFLPWMLALRPDGINVVAEPSSAAADLDWMRTRFVEEGARLRDLPPVPFVARAIDLLDANGTSCIVFNVVPGISLQQRVRTGGIMRPATVERLLSSLVEALSHLHGEGLLHGDIRPANVMVDLIGRPTLIDFGNARAAMAQRLPGLAPPPPSGYAAPELLRGEPASAATDIYALAATIHYAITGRAPPDAARRLQSDRYEPLAVAAPAGFAREMLAGIDRALTLHPGDRPQSIRVLRALLRSRAGARSGLASKSRFSRLWTAAAAAVTPRR